Below is a genomic region from Miscanthus floridulus cultivar M001 chromosome 1, ASM1932011v1, whole genome shotgun sequence.
AATCTTTGCTGCCTTCCCCGCGCCCGAGATCGATAGGTTTCCAGATCTAAGGCTCCTTCCTCTGGCTGTGAGATCGCAGGCGCAGCAATCCGAGCGCGCAGCTACTAGGGAAAAATATCCGAGAAAAGgtaattcctttttttttttctttgcttcCCCTCCCAATGCAAGGAAAGTATGGTGGACTTGTTGGCCTTCCTCCCTTCGATCATGCAATTTGGGTGCTAGATTCGCGGTGGTTGATCTTCATATGCGTCCTGTTTGGTTCCAATTGCAGATTTTGTTGCGGAGACGGAGCGAGAACAGGTTGCTGGACAAGGAAAGGGTAAAGGAATGGTCTTCGTCACGAAGTGGGCGATGGGGTGGCGGTGGAGATGAGGGATGCTATCGGCTGCGATGGATTACTTGAAATCTTGCTGGGGGCCGGCATCACCGGCCGGGCGCCCCCGCAGAGGATCGGATGCCACCGGCCGCCAGGACGGGCTCCTGTGGTACAAGGACGGCGGGCAGGTCGTCGATGGTGAGTTCTCGATGGCCGTGGTCCAGGCCAATAACCTGCTGGAGGACCATAGCCAGGTTGAATCCGGGCCGCTGAGCACATCGGAGCCTGGACTGCAAGGCACCTTCGTCGGGGTCTATGATGGGCATGGTGGCCCGGAGACGGCGCGGTACATCAATGATCATCTCTTCAACCACCTGAGGAGTAAGGCCTCCACCGCTGCTGAAGTCCATGCCTTAGATCAAATAACAATCAAGCTATGCTATCGGATTTACGATCAATACATCTAATATTCTGATATGCAAGCTGTGTGTATAACTTGATGTTGATTGCTCTTGAGTAAAGATGTTTGCCATTTCAGTGACACTTGATTTTATGCATGCATTGCATAGAACGTGGTTCTATGTATATTGACATGGAAAAGCGCGCGCAAATTTGAATGCAGTTATGTTTAGATAAAGGCTAAAGTTATCCTAAATTCGATCTTGATATAACTGGGAATAGAATGGAAGCACATCATTGCATGGAATAGTTTGGTAACTGTAAAACTGCTAGAAATTATTGATCATTGCGAAAGGATAGTGTCTTCTGTCACATCTTCTAGGTATATCACAATTTGTTTTAACTGCTTACCTTTTCTCATTTATGCTTTTGCATGACAAACTTTGGTTTCCAGGATTCGCATCTGAGCACAAGGGCATGTCAGCAGATGTGATTCGGAAGGCATTCCGAGCGACTGAGGAGGGTTTCATTTCTGTAGTTAGTGACCAATGGTCAGTGAGACCTCAGTTAGCAGCTGTAGGCTCTTGCTGTCTAGTTGGCGTGGTTTGCAGCGGAACTTTGTATGTTGCAAACCTTGGGGACTCCCGTGCTGTTCTTGGGAGACTTGTCAAGGGAACTGGAGAGGTTTTGGCAATGCAGCTCTCAGCAGAACACAATGCATCCTATGAGGAGGTTAGACGAGAGCTGCAGGCATCACATCCTGATGATCCCCATATTGTGGTCCTAAAACACAATGTTTGGTGTGTAAAGGGTATTATCCAGGTACATTAACTTTGCATAAGATGAAGTTGGCAGTCTTTTGTCTATCCATTCTGACCCATCAATCCAAATATTTTTAACAgtgcagaaaaaaaaaacttctgaGACCTTTATTCTCATCATAGCTGAGATTTGCATTATGTGGGTAGCCAGCTTTATCTTCTGTGGTTGCATTTTCGTTTTATCTTGATGTTATGTTATCACTTAAGTATATTTATTTGTATTCAGGAATCATGAGTATTACTATATTCATGGACCAACCTTTTAAAATACCTATGTGGGTGCAGTAATCTACAATGTTATTATGACCGATGTGCTGTAAGGTGTTGAATTTAGTTTTCATATTGCATTCGCCCctagtgattttttttttattttttgataaatTGAACTTATTATTCATGCTGCACCCTTAATGGAAGTTAGTGCATGAGTCACACAAGATAGGTATAGGTGCATATTCTAGGTTAATCATTTTGTAAGTGATCTTGGTCTGGTAGTAATGGTAACTATGAAATCAACTTTGTTTTCTTGTAAATGCCATTCCAATTACTTCTGCTGCGTAGTGCATATATACGTATGAGATTCTGTCATGCAATCTTGCTTGTTGAATTGCTTTGCTTCCAGGTTGCGTCTCACATGGTATGATCATTTGTTGCAGATAACAAGGTCAATTGGAGATGTGTATCTGAAGAAACCAGAGTTCAATAGAGAACCTTTGCACAGCAAGTTTCGTCTTCAGGAAACTTTCAGGAGACCACTTCTTAGTTCTGATCCAGCAATTACTGTACACCAAATACAGCCAACTGATAAGTTCATCATTTTTGCATCTGATGGACTCTGGGAGCATCTTAGCAATCAGGAAGCGGTTGACATGGTCCAAAGTAGCCCGCGTAATGTATGTATTCTTATCTTATGTTTAGTTTCTGTAACTTGGTCTTTTCGAGACTCAGGCTAAATCATGTTATTACTTGCCTGATCAATACTATACATGCAATTATAGTAGTTTAATCATATTTTGACATTCATTTCTGTTTAGGTAATGGATGTACTTTTGTCTTAAGAAATTTGAGAACAATATTTGTGCATTTTTAGAAGCCTATCCTAAGTTCATTCAAGATGCTATGGATTAAGCATTCCCTCAGTTGTAGGCCATTAATGGAAGCCTGTTCTAAAAATGCACAGTTTATTTAAGCATTTCCTCAGTTGTAAGCGATTAAGCATTCAAGTTTATACAGATCTACTATTGTTGTATGATTGATTATTGACTGTCTCAAAATGTAACTGAAGAAACCGCACTGCACTGTGGCTCACGCCTCTGCAAGTCTGTACATTTGGCTGATACTGAATTAGACCATCTCCAGGATAATCTGGGATGCTCTATCTTCATTGTGTGGACCATTTTCGTGTCACTTGAATCGTTGTTACTTGAGTTGAAGGTTTACATGCATAGTTTTGGTTGTTGCCGGTACAATTTAGTAGTTAGATAATTCCTCCCGTCACGGTACATGCTGTTCTGGACAGTGATACAGTATCCAAAATGTAACCCTGACCATATATTTCTGTTGGGGGTAGGGGCGGCTGTGCCTACCCCCCCTCCATGTAAAAAGGCCTAGTGCCTAGTAGGTTTGAGGATCTTCATGTAAATTCGTGAACTATAAGGGGTGGGGAGGAAGATGCACCTCCCGCATCCCCTATAAATAGAACCCAAGGGCAAGAGGGAGGCTCTCTTCCCATTCCATTCTCCTGTGTGGGACTAGCACCCTAGCTTTCCCTTCGTCCGTCCGGGTGAAGGTACGAGCGACCAACAATTTCTATTGTGCTATATCCCAACAATTTCTATTGTACttcctctgtcccaaattataagacgtctaGAAAtagttatgaatctagaaaacTTTTTCtagacgtcttataatttggaacggagggagtagtatgtTTATAAAACCGTTTATAAAACCAAACAAAAGTTGTAATATCATGAAAATACTTTTTGAGATCAATCGCAAATGATTTTCAATGTTACAGACCCTGATATTAAAATGATGTTTATTGACAAAATTTCAAAAGTTGACTTAATGTATTTTAAAAAGACATGTATCTGTATCTCGAGGGAGTCTCATTTTGTAAATCTCATACAATTGCAGTTTTCTTAAAAGGACTTTTTTTGCTACTATATTATTATGATAATAACAGTCAAGGTTTATATTGGATACTGTGTCAATGGCATATAAACATGTAATGATAGAGATAAGGGAGTATTTTGAGAAAGTACAGTGACGGGTCCACAAACTTTCTCAAGTTAAAATCGTGACCCCTGTTACATTATTTTTGTTGTTTTATTACTCTTTACACAATGATACCACTTGCTGTTATCGTGATGCCACTCTTAACTTTTATGTACCAGGGAATTGCTCGAAAGTTAGTAAAGTCTGCAATGCAGGAAGCAGCAAAGAAGAGGGAGATGCGGTATTCAGACCTCAAGAAAATTGATCGGGGGGTGAGGCGGCACTTCCACGATGATATAACTGTCATTGTGGTGTTTTTCGATTCAAATGCCATGACAACTGCTGCCTGGAGCAGACCCTCGGTCTCTCTCCGAGGGGGTGGGGTTCCAATCCCTTCAAACACCCTTGCTCCATTCTCAGTTCCCACAGAGCTAAACAACTCTTACTGAAACCACACTGGATGTGAAGGGCCAGGCAAGAGgataaaaaaaaaaagtaaaggaAAAaggtaaagaagaagaagaaagaagagcagTTGTGATCAGCTGTAGTGTATTTCACCGTTTGTGTTCATGTAAAACCTTTTTTAGATTCTCAACCTGGTGACTAGCGCAACTGATAGCAAGGTATAAGATTAGATTATTCTTAGCTTTTTTGgccctctttttcttttccttaccCTTTAGATTCACTCATGGGATATCAGGTGGTTGTACATTCTCCGGATCAACTTGTGATAATAGTTCATCGCCCCCTTCTTTAGCCATAAAGTGCTGTTCCGTCATGTCATCCCAAGATTGATCTGGCTAGCTGAGATGCTCTCCTATCTCCACGCACCAGGGCATTGTTGCCTGGTTTGTTGGGACTTGGGAGAAGCCTCTCGACACTGTTGACATGGTGTGGCACATGCATAGCAGATTTGGGcttgtttggtagggctcctcaaGTCCTTTGGAGGAGCCAGAGCACTTGATGAGCCACTTTTGATGGCTCCTGCCTCCTGCTCCTGGTGGTCTAAAAACAGCTCCGGTTTCTCTATTATTTATTTTGCCCATTTTAGTTCTCATACTATTGTCAGTCTGATTTGGGAGCTTCAACCAGACAATTTTGATCCTTAGACTATTGAAATCGCAAATTGGATGTTTTCAGCCCTTAGCCTATTAGGCTCCGTTTGATATGCCGGCATGGCAAACATGCTAAGGCCCTGTTTGATCCCTATAGATAGTAGTTATCTGTTAATAATtatgttttttttatcaaaacAGATATAGATTAATAgactagctaattgttagcttgAGCTTTAAATAAACTATCTCATTAGTTGAACCAAATCAGATAATAGCTATTAGCTAGATAGCtattatagatatagatagaagTTTGCATATGTCAGCCTTTCCTACCTTCTTCCTGCCTTTTCTTCTTGTCATGGCGTGCCGTGGCCTACAACAGCAAGGCCACGCCGCTCCATGACCTCGCAGGCTCGCACAAAGACATGCCGCTGCATCCAGAACCGCTCGGCAGCATCTCGACGAAGGCCCGTTCGACTTATCTCATATTCGatttgttcggcttttttttagtcgaaatagtatttttctctcacaataattcagccagaacagtattttttatctagtttcagctaaaattctaccagccgaacggggccgaaGCCTCGTTCATTTCTACGCTAAACCAAAGTGGGCTGGACAAGATCGGAGGGGATTGAGAGAGATTTTGACTGTAGGGTATTAAATTCTCCTTATTCCTCTCTAACCCCTTGATTTGGGGGTAGAGGcttcgttcgcttcgctgaaaaaataagttgaaaCACTATTCCGGTTGATTTgtcatgagagaaaaatactgtttcgactaaaaaaataagctgaaaagtacggattataagacaagcaaaCAGGGCCAGAAACGAAGGCCGGAAGGAAGCACGTCTTTTTAACTATTAATCTTATTTCCTAAGAAATCAAACGtattcaactttttttttttttgataactcGACTGGGGGGATCCCCCACCTGGTTGCTATATTGATAATTGGCTCTTAAGCAGCCATGTAGGTTACAAGGTTTTGTTTTGGGATACTCGTTGATTAGCGTTACATTGCGTTAGCTAGAATCGAGCACCAAGTTGTGGCAATCATTCTATCCTGTCTTGGAAGCCTGGAGCCCCAGAGGTAAAAGCTTCAGTTTTGCACGCTGCGAGAGTTGCAGACAATGATGTCCTGTCTGATCTGAAGACTCTGGAATTCCTTCTTTTCCAAATGTGCCAGCAGCATAGTAGACGGAAAGTGTTGAAGTGCTTCCGCGGTATGTGATCAAGTGGTGAAATatccttgattgcttgcactggCCAGTCCGATTGTGTTGGAATGTGCAGTTGGGCACTTGGGCATCCAAATAGGATGTGAGCagccaaatatataaaaaatatattaatatttatattataattaatatcattagatgtaTCGTTAAATCtatctttataataaatttatatagagatataaatgttattATTGTTTTTTATAATCCTAGTTAAATCTAATAAAGTTTGAGCAGCACAAATACCAATCATAGAGACGTTTGAAAAAGGGCTCAAAGAGTAGAACGCATCATTCTCCACCGAATCAACAAAGATGTTGGCGAGATTTCTGCATCATTCTCCACCGAATCGACAAAAATGTTGGCGAGATTTCTATGAAGCTCGAGCGCCGCTGTATGTAACATATTGCGATTTGCGACGGTACTATATGTGTACGAGTACAAGTATGGGCCCGTTCAAGAGAAAACTACGTGTAGTAGTTAGTACTCCTTAAGCTAGAGCCAACTATGAAGCGCATGCCACATACACCGCGCATGAATTTCCTCTAGTTAATAATTGCCACACTTCATATAGGAGTCTGGTGAATCGTGGTAGAGCTATGACCAAAACACGTACTTTGCGTATTGCCAAGCAGACTTGCATGATGGGCCATGTATGGGCTATTCACGTGACCAAGTGCTTCGGCCTATAAACTATTCGTGGCCCAAATTGATTTCATGAGCAAGATGTTTTTCGTTCGTATGGGAATCGACATCAAGCAGTGAAGAAAAGTGGGttccactcaaaaaaaaaaaaaaaaaaaagtgaaggGCAAGTGGGGAATGATGTAGCAAATTTTTTTCATAAGCAGCCGAACAAAATCAACTTGATCATCTAAATTCTAAGTAGCCTATCTCATGAAAAGCTTTATGCAAGCATCATTGCTGAAGAAAAGACCAGCTGAACAACAAACTGAAACATGTTAAGAAGTGAAGAACATCCACACACCCAAGCATCTGCCGACAACAAAGAGAGATAGGGCTCAACTGAGCAACCAACACGCTAACCAAAATATGAGAAGAGCTGATCCTTAACAACTGATCCACTCATCATGGGAGTCACAATTCGTCAGGTGGAAGAGAACGATCAGTAGATTGGGCACGAGATGTGGCTATAGTCGGCTAAACAACATCACCTGCCGATTGCCCAAAAACTTGCACAGAAGATGGTACCTCCAAAACAGAAAGAAAAGCAATCTGTACAAGAAACCAACCGTTGCTGGATAATATAATTTCATGGCAACATTTTTCCACTGCTAGCAAGAGCTACATCTAATGATGTTAACAGAAGTATATCGATCATCACATCATCTCGTTTATGCTAATGAGAAATTACACGTACTCATCTTATGGACCACTCGTGAGATGTTATGTGCGGTTTTCATGCTATCCCCACAGTTCTCTAATATCCTCAGAAcgcctacttcctttctgcaaaCATCACAAGGCTCTCTGCCATCTTGCCTTTGCTTTGTGCTCAAGAACCCAGCAGCTTCTTCCACCAGGCATACCAAAATAAGAGGATGGTGGTTACAAAGCAGGTGGATGAGGTGCCCCCGACAAATGGCCAGAAGAGGCTGCCATCAGTGATGTTGTACAGGGAGCTCGGGATGTTCATTGCAAAAGCTCCAGCAATGAAAGTGTTGGCAGCTATGCCAAAGGATACAATGGTCAGTGCAAGCTGAAGTTGAATGAGTTCATTACGCTGGTTGTCCAGTTGAATGTTGACGTAGTCTTCTGTGTCATCAATATACTCCCGAACCTGTTTTATTTTCAAGGAGAGATCATATCAAAACAGAATCAATCAAAATCTTGTAGTCTCTCTGTCGGTGCGAAATGTGGCCGacaaataaatatttgtagttttgtcgtgcgttgtgatcggatgtggcctaacacttaatgacacatgatttatactggtttaggcaatgggCTCTACGTCCAGTTGAGatcggtcggcgactttattcctgagcccaggtgctcgaagtttgttgtggggttacaaacaaataAGAAATGAGAAGGGGAGTGTTAGAGGCCTGGTCGGACTCTGACCGagtggccgagagtgacgggggctctaacgtatgctaagtattagagcgtatgctctgtgtgtctcTAAAGCTTGTTGAGCTGTTGTGTTCTCGAGTCGTCAAGAGTCTGAGAGAGAGAGCCAGCGTCGTTTttcaggagagagcgcatccccttttatagttgaaagggatggccttacaagtcagaaagaaagagagaaagcgTATACGTgagctgcctagtcttgttgcttACGCCATCAGGTACGGGATGGCTGccagcacccacaatactgtttatgccagatgcgtctggcaggctctaccgtgttcgcctggtacggcaaacgtcggcgcccacaatactgtttgtggtcTGACGCGCTTGGAAGGTTGTATAATGTCCGTCTGTCATGACCTGGAGGCACCGTCTTGCAGGTGCGCACGGTATGGcaaggtatggtcctcggtattgcggttgacttgaacgCCTTACctccttatctgctccgcctgctccctaggcccacaccgagcggacgtctccggtcggtcgttcccggtcgtccccgaccgtgtcggtcgggaaagagcaACGAGCAAAGGTCCGGCGTATCCTTGGTTGgagaaaggggtcgggcgaggcggagcccgcgacccAAAGGTCGGAGGTGCCGGTCGGGGACCAGATCGTGgttgtaacatcccggcccagggcttaacaggattaataggatactcataccaacaagtcgCAACTTCTTTtttggaagcccatctctaaagaactctgaggttaagcgtgcttggcctagagcaatttcaagatgggTGGCCGATCGGAAAAtctttcccgggtgcgcacgagtgaggacaaagtgcgcagaaaagacttgtgtgggtctgtgagggcagtctatgtcctagaaaagctgccagatgtaagcgggcctggcctcacagaggcgggacgttacagaatggtatcagagccgactctcacgGTTTCACAGGCGCGTGTGtcgtagttgcgcaggcatggtgtgcATGGCTGAAGTGGTTCTAGAGTGGTCACacggcatggcacatgcgctgacactggacacacggatgtggccaagaggggacgttcctggcttgggattgaccgacgaggacgtcggtctcttaagtgggtgaggatgtaacatcctggcccagagcttaacaggattaataggacactcataccaacaagttgcaatttcttttccggaagcccatctctaaagaactctgaggttaagcgtgcttggcctagagcaatttcaagttgggtgaccgatcggg
It encodes:
- the LOC136541240 gene encoding probable protein phosphatase 2C 72, producing the protein MLSAAMDYLKSCWGPASPAGRPRRGSDATGRQDGLLWYKDGGQVVDGEFSMAVVQANNLLEDHSQVESGPLSTSEPGLQGTFVGVYDGHGGPETARYINDHLFNHLRRFASEHKGMSADVIRKAFRATEEGFISVVSDQWSVRPQLAAVGSCCLVGVVCSGTLYVANLGDSRAVLGRLVKGTGEVLAMQLSAEHNASYEEVRRELQASHPDDPHIVVLKHNVWCVKGIIQITRSIGDVYLKKPEFNREPLHSKFRLQETFRRPLLSSDPAITVHQIQPTDKFIIFASDGLWEHLSNQEAVDMVQSSPRNGIARKLVKSAMQEAAKKREMRYSDLKKIDRGVRRHFHDDITVIVVFFDSNAMTTAAWSRPSVSLRGGGVPIPSNTLAPFSVPTELNNSY